One segment of Anatilimnocola aggregata DNA contains the following:
- a CDS encoding type II secretion system F family protein — MLTLLIIGASFIGVACLVGGVASVFSKSSTGSMVEDRLDLLAGLSNPAAKKKDDTNLLATMGDSSPFEEWLSKNFNLRLFLQQADTKVTPAKMVVMSLGLAVGGVVLPVLCRVPLVFAPIGLVLGCGPFIYFYMRRARRLAKFAKQLPEALELISRALRAGHSLAAGFKLCADEMGAPIGTEFERCYEAQNLGQPLEDAIEEMTDRVPNLDLRFFATAVILQRQTGGDLAEILDKIGHLVRERYKIYGMIQSLTGEGRLSGSVLLGLPPCLAIVMYRLNPGYLTTLFTDPMGHQMLAGAVVLQFVGALVIRKIVNIKV; from the coding sequence ATGCTAACGCTACTCATCATCGGTGCCTCGTTCATCGGCGTAGCCTGTCTCGTCGGCGGTGTCGCGAGCGTATTCTCGAAGTCGAGCACAGGCAGCATGGTCGAAGACCGGCTCGACCTGCTCGCCGGTCTGTCGAATCCTGCTGCGAAGAAAAAGGACGATACCAACCTGCTGGCCACAATGGGCGACAGCAGCCCGTTCGAAGAATGGTTGTCGAAGAACTTCAACCTGCGTCTGTTTTTGCAACAGGCAGATACGAAAGTCACGCCAGCCAAGATGGTGGTGATGTCGTTGGGCCTGGCCGTGGGTGGCGTTGTCTTGCCAGTACTCTGCCGGGTGCCACTGGTGTTTGCCCCGATCGGCCTGGTGCTGGGTTGCGGACCATTCATTTACTTCTACATGCGGCGTGCTCGTCGCCTGGCCAAGTTCGCCAAGCAGTTGCCCGAAGCATTGGAATTGATCTCTCGCGCCTTGCGCGCGGGGCATAGCTTGGCCGCAGGGTTCAAGCTGTGTGCCGATGAAATGGGCGCGCCAATCGGCACCGAGTTCGAACGCTGCTACGAAGCCCAGAACCTGGGGCAGCCGCTCGAAGATGCCATCGAAGAAATGACCGACCGCGTACCGAACCTCGACTTGCGATTCTTTGCGACGGCCGTGATTCTGCAACGCCAGACAGGTGGTGACCTCGCTGAAATTCTCGATAAGATCGGCCACCTCGTCCGCGAACGATACAAAATCTACGGCATGATCCAGTCCCTCACGGGCGAAGGCCGCTTGTCGGGATCGGTGTTGCTCGGTTTGCCCCCCTGCCTGGCAATTGTCATGTATCGCTTGAATCCTGGTTATTTGACGACCCTCTTCACCGACCCGATGGGGCATCAAATGCTCGCCGGTGCGGTGGTGCTGCAGTTTGTGGGCGCGCTCGTCATTCGCAAGATTGTGAATATCAAGGTGTAG